A window from Culex pipiens pallens isolate TS chromosome 3, TS_CPP_V2, whole genome shotgun sequence encodes these proteins:
- the LOC120419960 gene encoding tubulin alpha-8 chain-like — translation MREVISVHVGQAGCQIGNSCWPLFSLEHGVLADGTLNPDLKVDENMTTFFHDTMSGRVVPRNIFIDLEDSVINEIRTGTYRSLYHPQYMITGKEDAANNYARGHYTVGRQIIEQVSTAIRKQSEQCDGLQGFLVFRSFGGGTGSGFTSLLMQQIAMDYGKKCKLEFAVYPAPRISTAVVEPYNSVLTTHTTMESSDCCFMIDNEATYDICTKNLQIGRPDYHHLNALVAQVVSSVTASLRFKGTMNVDLNEFQTNLVPYPRVHFPLVSYAPLLSASKAQHEFSSVSEITHAAFSQENTLVKCDPRTGKYMACCLLYRGDVVPKDINSAVSAIKAKRHITFVEWCPTGFKIGINQQAPSIMPGGDLAKPKRAVCMLSNSTAISGAWERLNQKFDLMYRKRAFVHWYVGEGMEEGEFSEAREDLAALERDYEEVATDTAGDEYGEGDDEY, via the exons atg CGCGAGGTGATCTCCGTCCATGTTGGCCAAGCCGGGTGCCAAATCGGCAACTCCTGCTGGCCGCTGTTCTCGCTGGAGCATGGCGTGCTTGCGGATGGGACGTTGAACCCGGACCTGAAGGTCGACGAAAATATGACCACGTTTTTCCACGACACCATGTCCGGGCGGGTCGTCCCGcggaacattttcatcgatttggagGACTCGGTCATCAACGAGATCCGGACGGGGACGTACCGCAGTCTATACCACCCACAGTACATGATCACGGGGAAGGAGGACGCGGCGAATAACTACGCGCGTGGGCATTACACCGTTGGCCGGCAGATCATCGAGCAGGTATCGACGGCGATCCGGAAGCAGTCGGAGCAGTGCGATGGGTTGCAGGGATTTTTGGTGTTTCGTTCGTTTGGGGGAGGCACCGGGTCGGGGTTTACGTCGCTGTTGATGCAGCAGATCGCGATGGATTACGGGAAGAAGTGCAAGCTTGAGTTTGCGGTTTATCCTGCACCAAGGATTTCGACGGCCGTTGTGGAACCGTACAACAGCGTACTGACCACGCACACCACGATGGAGTCATCCGACTGTTGCTTCATGATCGACAACGAAGCCACGTACGACATTTGCACGAAGAATCTTCAGATCGGTCGTCCCGATTATCACCACTTGAACGCGCTGGTCGCTCAGGTGGTCTCGTCCGTAACGGCCTCGCTTCGCTTCAAAGGAACCATGAACGTCGATCTGAATGAGTTCCAGACCAACCTGGTCCCCTATCCCCGTGTCCATTTTCCGCTGGTTTCGTACGCTCCACTCCTATCCGCATCCAAGGCCCAGCACGAGTTCTCGTCCGTTTCGGAGATCACCCACGCCGCCTTCAGCCAGGAGAACACCCTGGTCAAGTGTGACCCCCGCACCGGCAAGTACATGGCCTGTTGTCTGCTGTACCGTGGTGACGTCGTTCCGAAGGACATCAACAGTGCCGTCAGCGCCATCAAGGCCAAGCGCCACATCACCTTCGTTGAGTGGTGTCCAACCGGGTTCAAGATCGGCATCAACCAACAGGCGCCGTCCATCATGCCCGGCGGAGATTTGGCCAAGCCCAAGCGAGCCGTCTGCATGCTGTCCAACTCGACGGCCATTTCGGGGGCTTGGGAGCGCTTGAACCAAAAGTTTGACCTCATGTACCGGAAGCGGGCGTTCGTCCATTGGTACGTGGGAGAAGGTATGGAGGAGGGCGAGTTCAGCGAGGCACGCGAAGATTTGGCCGCACTGGAGCGGGACTACGAGGAGGTCGCGACTGATACGGCTGGCGATGAGTACGGAGAAGGTGATGAcgaatattga
- the LOC120419983 gene encoding tubulin alpha-8 chain-like, whose amino-acid sequence MREVMSINVGQAGCQIGNACWQLFTLEHGIQPDGTMSEKVPNDENMAAFFLNTDSDKVVPRNIFIDLEESVVSDFRNGPYKYLYHPQYMITGKEDAANNYARGHYTVGKQIIDQVCNTIQKLAEQCDGLQGFLVFHSFGGGTGSGFTSLLMQRLAADYGKKCKLEFAVYPSPKISTAVVEPYNCVLSTSTTMTNSDCCFIMDNEATYDICSKNLQIGRPDYHHLNALVAQVVSSVTASLRFKGTMNVDLNEFQTNLVPYPRVHYPLVSYAPLLSASKAQHEFSSVAEITNACFEPANMMVKCDPRHGKYMACCMLYRGDVVPKDINSAITSIKAKRHITFVDWCPTGFKIGINQQAPTVMPGGDLAKPKRAVCMLSNTTAISDAWARVNQQFDLMYKKRAFVHWYVGEGMEEGEFSEAREDLAVLERDYEEVAGDTVDEAAEGGEGGSDYEY is encoded by the exons ATG CGCGAGGTGATGTCCATCAACGTGGGCCAGGCCGGGTGCCAAATCGGGAACGCCTGCTGGCAGCTGTTTACGCTCGAGCACGGCATTCAGCCGGACGGAACGATGAGCGAAAAGGTCCCGAACGACGAGAACATGGCGGCCTTTTTCCTGAACACCGACTCGGACAAGGTCGTACCGCGGAACATCTTTATCGACCTGGAGGAGTCGGTGGTGTCGGACTTTCGAAACGGGCCGTACAAGTATCTGTACCACCCGCAATACATGATTACGGGTAAGGAGGACGCGGCGAATAACTACGCGCGTGGGCATTACACCGTGGGGAAGCAGATCATCGATCAGGTTTGCAACACGATCCAAAAGTTGGCTGAGCAGTGCGATGGACTGCAAGGGTTCTTGGTGTTTCACTCGTTCGGGGGAGGAACTGGGTCGGGGTTTACTTCGTTGTTGATGCAGCGATTGGCCGCTGATTATGGGAAGAAGTGCAAGCTGGAGTTTGCGGTTTATCCGTCGCCGAAGATCTCGACGGCCGTCGTTGAGCCGTACAATTGCGTGCTTTCGACGAGCACTACGATGACGAACTCGGACTGTTGCTTCATCATGGACAACGAGGCCACCTACGACATTTGCTCGAAGAATCTCCAGATCGGTCGTCCCGATTATCACCATTTGAACGCACTGGTCGCCCAGGTTGTCTCGTCCGTAACGGCCTCGTTGCGCTTCAAGGGAACCATGAACGTCGATCTGAACGAGTTCCAGACGAACCTTGTCCCCTATCCCCGTGTCCACTACCCGTTGGTTTCATACGCTCCACTCCTATCCGCATCCAAAGCCCAGCACGAGTTCTCGTCCGTGGCGGAGATAACGAACGCCTGCTTCGAGCCGGCCAACATGATGGTCAAGTGTGACCCCCGGCACGGCAAGTACATGGCCTGCTGCATGCTGTACCGCGGGGACGTCGTTCCGAAGGACATCAACAGTGCCATCACGAGCATCAAGGCCAAACGGCACATCACCTTCGTGGACTGGTGCCCGACGGGGTTCAAGATCGGAATCAACCAGCAAGCGCCGACGGTGATGCCCGGCGGAGATCTGGCCAAGCCCAAGCGGGCCGTCTGCATGCTCTCGAACACGACGGCCATTTCGGACGCGTGGGCGCGGGTTAATCAACAGTTTGATCTGATGTACAAGAAGCGGGCGTTCGTCCATTGGTACGTGGGGGAAGGCATGGAGGAGGGCGAGTTTAGCGAGGCGCGTGAGGATTTGGCCGTACTGGAGCGAGACTACGAGGAAGTTGCTGGTGATACGGTCGACGAGGCTGCAGAAGGCGGAGAGGGCGGTTCGGATTATGAGTATTGA
- the LOC120419995 gene encoding UPF0046 protein C25E10.12: MKVELHPLTEDPTSAWKEISKSQRVIKINARAPNSEVASNKVRVVCMSDTHSLTHHIKFEVPDGDIFIHAGDFTRCGKLDEVVDFNNWLEKLPHKHKLVIAGNHELSFDHTFTHPFQNASACCKKTGSTLLDEIPTLGNSKESLAEAVKTENIRQYLSNCVYLQDECVELYGLKIYGTPWQPEFCKWAFNVKRGKACLEKWEQIPENLDILVTHTPPVGHGDLCCSGVRAGCVELLTTVQQRVKPRYHVFGHVHEGYGITSDGKIIFVNASTCDINYLPNNAPIVFDITLPKGRTKDDDA; encoded by the exons ATGAAGGTCGAACTCCACCCCCTGACGGAGGACCCCACGTCGGCGTGGAAGGAAATCTCCAAGAGCCAGCGGGTGATTAAAATTAACGCGCGAGCACCGAACTCGGAAGTGGCCAGCAATAAGGTGCGTGTTGTTTGTATGTCGGACACGCACTCGCTGACGCACCATATCAAGTTTGAGGTCCCGGACGGGGACATTTTTATCCACGCGGGGGACTTTACCCGGTGCGGGAAGCTGGACGAGGTGGTGGACTTTAACAACTGGTTGG AGAAACTTCCCCACAAGCACAAGCTGGTCATCGCCGGGAACCACGAGCTGAGCTTTGACCATACCTTTACGCATCCGTTCCAGAATGCGAGTGCGTGTTGCAAAAAGACCGGTTCGACGCTGCTCGACGAGATCCCAACGCTGGGCAACTCGAAAGAAAGTTTGGCCGAGGCGGTCAAAACGGAAAACATCCGCCAGTACCTGAGCAATTGCGTGTATCTGCAG GACGAGTGCGTCGAGCTGTACGGGCTCAAAATCTACGGCACGCCCTGGCAGCCCGAGTTCTGCAAGTGGGCGTTCAACGTGAAGCGCGGCAAAGCGTGCCTGGAAAAGTGGGAGCAAATCCCGGAGAACCTGGACATCCTGGTGACGCACACGCCTCCCGTCGGCCACGGCGATCTGTGCTGCTCGGGGGTGCGCGCCGGCTGCGTTGAGCTGCTGACGACGGTGCAGCAGCGCGTCAAGCCCCGCTATCACGTGTTTGGGCACGTGCACGAAGGATACGGCATCACGTCGGACGGTAAGATTATCTTCGTGAACGCGTCGACCTGCGACATCAACTATCTGCCCAACAACGCGCCGATCGTGTTTGACATTACGCTGCCCAAGGGACGGACCAAAGATGACGATGCTTAA